In Cyanobium sp. Tous-M-B4, a single genomic region encodes these proteins:
- the psb30 gene encoding photosystem II reaction center protein Ycf12/Psb30: MGRWDRPLTCAQSDYCPAAAISMGIDFHLIANFAALALITLAGPAVIFVLFYRRGAL, encoded by the coding sequence ATGGGCCGCTGGGATCGACCCCTAACCTGTGCCCAAAGCGACTACTGCCCTGCGGCAGCAATCTCCATGGGTATCGACTTCCACCTGATCGCCAATTTTGCCGCCCTGGCACTTATCACCCTGGCTGGTCCTGCCGTGATCTTCGTGCTCTTCTACCGCCGCGGTGCACTCTGA
- a CDS encoding YkgJ family cysteine cluster protein — protein MARDDQAHWGCISGCGACCRLDPSLRQEAIEALSPEQQEQYLAMVGPDGWCINFNTGARSCRIYADRPDFCNVANLVQLFGTVDDPGAGDRLAIGCCLQQIRSEYGGRGRVMKRFRRAIRKRL, from the coding sequence ATGGCCAGGGACGATCAGGCCCATTGGGGATGCATCAGCGGCTGCGGAGCCTGCTGCCGGCTGGATCCCAGTCTGCGCCAGGAAGCAATCGAGGCGCTTAGCCCAGAGCAGCAGGAGCAGTATCTGGCCATGGTTGGCCCCGATGGCTGGTGCATCAACTTCAACACCGGCGCGCGTAGTTGCCGCATCTATGCGGACCGGCCTGACTTCTGCAACGTGGCCAACCTGGTGCAGCTGTTTGGCACGGTTGATGATCCAGGCGCCGGCGACCGCCTGGCTATCGGCTGCTGCCTGCAGCAGATTCGCAGCGAATACGGGGGCCGTGGCAGGGTAATGAAACGCTTTAGGCGTGCCATACGTAAGCGTTTATGA
- a CDS encoding TMEM165/GDT1 family protein, translating into MSSEPDPSASRAGSWGAAFLTTFTTVFLAELGDKTQLAALLLSAQSGRPVVVFVGASLALISSSLVGVLLGRWLAKVMPPQQLERLAGILMVALGLWLGRQAVLGLVPSPSDLPLS; encoded by the coding sequence ATGAGCAGCGAACCCGATCCCAGCGCCAGCCGGGCAGGCAGCTGGGGAGCCGCCTTCCTGACCACCTTCACCACGGTCTTTCTGGCTGAGCTTGGGGACAAGACCCAGCTCGCCGCCCTGCTGCTCTCTGCCCAATCAGGCAGGCCAGTTGTCGTGTTTGTTGGTGCCTCCCTGGCCCTAATCAGCTCCAGCCTGGTGGGGGTGTTACTGGGCCGCTGGCTAGCCAAGGTGATGCCACCACAGCAGTTGGAGCGCCTGGCGGGAATCCTGATGGTGGCCCTGGGCCTGTGGCTGGGCCGGCAAGCCGTACTGGGCCTGGTGCCCAGCCCCTCCGACCTTCCACTCTCCTAA
- a CDS encoding TMEM165/GDT1 family protein, which produces MPFALLASTFATVFLAELGDKTQLAIVTISGTSTRPGAVFAGSSAALVLASLLGAAAGGSLSAVIPTNALQLAASIGFLVIGVRLIQRSSSPEAEESSAE; this is translated from the coding sequence ATGCCCTTCGCCCTTCTCGCTTCCACCTTCGCCACAGTGTTTTTGGCTGAGCTGGGAGACAAAACCCAGCTGGCCATCGTGACCATCAGTGGCACCTCAACCCGCCCTGGAGCGGTGTTTGCCGGCAGTTCCGCTGCCCTGGTGCTGGCCAGCCTGCTAGGCGCAGCCGCCGGCGGCTCCCTATCCGCCGTGATCCCCACCAATGCCCTGCAGCTAGCAGCATCGATTGGCTTTTTGGTGATCGGCGTACGCCTGATCCAGCGATCGAGCAGCCCGGAAGCCGAAGAATCATCAGCTGAGTAA
- a CDS encoding RNB domain-containing ribonuclease, giving the protein MKFTVADLLDQLPAQEALPLTKLEKALGISQKAEKQQLQIGLDGLSRLGLLEVSEAGVARREDPELIAARLRCSSKGFCFALREDGGEDIYIRDHQLNHAWNGDRVLVKVTREGGRRRSPEGGVQCVLERHTTSLLAQVEQQDERLVATPLDDRLLTAVELPAGDAAHLDGQQASVVEVLVDRYPVGQFAPQGHVARSLPINGGEAADLDLLLTKHRLHSRPQPPRATLKALAAKERIDLTAQATLLLEPWSGKEAPALPALAIEERDGGWTLWVHTPAIAERFSAGSTLDTWLRNQADAYCTGNQWLPLLSSALAKASAFKVGEVQAALSVALELGADGRLEHYRFSRSQINPVAAVGLEALNALAERKPKSRTVPAALKGLKEQLGLLEQLIAVTGLLRQRRQAAGSLDLNLPLPAIDSLGDLAVPGPDSALAGWLVSLEPHHPLALLREAVLLADQALGQHLASLELPAIYATNALADPSDLNDVARAALALDIPLELSEEGNASASELAAAFAGTDRSRALQQQLQAILKPIQLSTSPGPHALAGLLEEGAALAPWCCPTLHYADLWNQQLLVLLLTEGKDRPSVRHKTTVDLASDACHGAIDWPLLAPSQLTPYLEVQEHGLVQRLNGRRRFLSELQADLLAMLQARQAEPLVGQVLPGVISGVQSYGFFVEVPPSQVEGLVHVSSLKDDWYEYRSRQNRLVGRKNRRTYMLGDQVEVEIQKVDALRHQIDLAVVLPEGYESETADSYSQNQNQDQDDIDPFAPIAVLSEV; this is encoded by the coding sequence ATGAAGTTCACGGTCGCCGACCTGCTCGACCAGCTGCCCGCCCAGGAAGCCCTGCCGCTGACAAAGCTGGAAAAAGCCCTGGGCATCAGCCAAAAAGCTGAAAAGCAGCAGCTTCAGATCGGCCTCGACGGCCTCAGCCGCCTTGGCCTGCTGGAGGTCAGCGAAGCAGGCGTAGCCCGCCGCGAAGACCCTGAACTGATCGCCGCGCGGCTGCGTTGCTCAAGCAAAGGCTTTTGCTTTGCCCTGCGCGAAGACGGCGGCGAAGACATCTACATCCGCGATCACCAGCTCAACCACGCCTGGAATGGCGACCGAGTGCTGGTGAAGGTGACCCGCGAAGGCGGCCGTCGCCGCTCACCCGAGGGCGGGGTGCAGTGCGTTCTTGAGCGCCACACCACCTCGCTGCTGGCCCAGGTCGAGCAGCAGGATGAGCGTCTGGTGGCCACCCCCTTAGACGACCGCCTGCTAACGGCGGTGGAGCTGCCAGCTGGCGACGCCGCCCATCTCGATGGCCAACAGGCATCGGTGGTGGAAGTGCTGGTGGACCGCTATCCGGTGGGGCAGTTCGCCCCCCAGGGCCATGTGGCGCGCAGCCTGCCTATCAACGGGGGGGAAGCAGCCGACCTCGACCTGCTGCTCACCAAGCACCGGCTCCACAGCCGCCCCCAGCCACCTCGGGCAACCCTCAAAGCGCTGGCCGCCAAGGAGCGCATCGACCTCACCGCCCAAGCCACCCTGCTGCTGGAACCGTGGAGCGGCAAGGAAGCCCCCGCTCTGCCAGCCCTGGCCATTGAGGAGCGCGACGGCGGCTGGACCCTGTGGGTGCACACACCGGCCATCGCTGAGCGCTTCAGCGCCGGCAGCACCCTGGACACCTGGCTTCGCAACCAGGCTGACGCTTACTGCACCGGAAACCAGTGGCTACCGTTGCTGAGTTCAGCTCTGGCCAAGGCCAGCGCCTTCAAGGTGGGCGAGGTGCAGGCAGCCCTGTCGGTGGCCCTGGAGCTGGGCGCTGACGGCCGCCTTGAGCACTACCGCTTCAGCCGCAGCCAGATCAATCCCGTGGCGGCAGTCGGTTTGGAAGCACTGAATGCCCTGGCGGAGCGCAAACCCAAGAGCCGCACCGTGCCAGCGGCGCTCAAGGGGCTGAAGGAGCAGCTGGGCCTGCTGGAGCAGCTCATCGCCGTGACCGGCCTACTGCGCCAACGGCGGCAAGCGGCGGGATCCCTAGATCTCAACCTGCCCCTGCCCGCCATCGACAGCCTGGGAGATCTGGCTGTTCCCGGCCCCGACAGCGCCCTAGCTGGCTGGCTCGTGAGCCTGGAACCCCACCATCCCCTGGCCCTGCTGCGCGAAGCGGTGCTGCTGGCCGATCAGGCCCTAGGGCAGCACCTGGCAAGCTTGGAACTGCCGGCGATCTATGCCACCAATGCCCTGGCGGACCCCAGCGACCTCAATGACGTTGCCCGGGCCGCTCTGGCCCTCGACATTCCGCTGGAGCTGAGCGAAGAGGGCAATGCCAGTGCATCCGAATTGGCCGCCGCCTTCGCTGGCACCGACCGCAGCCGGGCCCTGCAGCAGCAACTGCAGGCCATCCTCAAACCGATCCAGCTCAGCACCAGCCCCGGCCCCCATGCCCTGGCGGGCCTGCTGGAAGAGGGGGCAGCCCTGGCCCCCTGGTGCTGCCCAACCCTGCACTACGCCGACCTCTGGAACCAGCAACTGCTGGTACTGCTGCTCACCGAGGGCAAGGACCGCCCCAGTGTGCGCCACAAAACCACCGTCGATCTGGCATCGGATGCCTGCCACGGCGCCATCGACTGGCCGCTGCTGGCCCCAAGCCAGCTAACTCCCTACCTGGAAGTTCAGGAGCACGGACTGGTGCAGCGTCTCAATGGCCGGCGCCGCTTTTTATCTGAACTGCAGGCCGACCTGCTGGCCATGCTCCAGGCCCGCCAGGCCGAGCCCTTAGTGGGTCAGGTGCTTCCTGGGGTTATCAGCGGTGTGCAGAGCTACGGCTTCTTCGTGGAGGTGCCCCCTTCCCAGGTGGAAGGCCTGGTGCACGTCAGCTCCCTCAAGGACGACTGGTACGAATACCGCTCCCGCCAAAACCGCCTGGTGGGGCGCAAAAACCGTCGCACCTACATGCTGGGTGACCAGGTGGAGGTGGAGATCCAGAAGGTGGATGCCCTGCGCCACCAGATCGACCTGGCCGTGGTGCTACCCGAGGGCTACGAGAGCGAGACGGCCGACTCCTATTCCCAAAACCAAAACCAGGACCAGGACGACATCGACCCCTTCGCGCCCATCGCGGTGCTGAGCGAGGTCTGA
- a CDS encoding flavin prenyltransferase UbiX: MVRPSGTGPVVLAVSGASAQPLAQRALQLLLEAGEAVELVTSRGAIGVWQAELGLRVPSEPDAQEAFWRERTAVSTGRLRCHRWNDQAAGIASGSFKTRGMVILPASMGTVGRIASGVALDLVERAADVHLKEGRPLVICPRETPWSLVHLRNLTALAEAGARIAPPVPAWYHQPQSIEDMVDFLVIRVFDVLGYELGNLRRWQGPPPQPGSHGAPAAETTSP, from the coding sequence ATGGTTCGGCCATCCGGAACCGGGCCGGTGGTGCTAGCCGTTTCCGGCGCCTCGGCCCAGCCCCTCGCCCAGCGGGCCCTGCAATTGCTGCTGGAGGCTGGAGAAGCGGTGGAGCTGGTCACCTCGCGCGGAGCCATTGGCGTCTGGCAGGCCGAACTGGGGCTGAGGGTGCCCTCGGAACCTGATGCCCAGGAAGCCTTTTGGCGGGAACGCACCGCTGTCAGCACCGGGCGGCTGCGCTGCCACCGCTGGAACGACCAGGCCGCTGGCATTGCCAGCGGCAGCTTTAAAACCCGTGGCATGGTGATCCTGCCAGCCTCCATGGGCACCGTGGGGCGCATCGCTTCGGGGGTAGCCCTGGATCTGGTGGAGCGGGCCGCCGATGTTCACCTCAAGGAGGGGCGCCCCCTGGTGATCTGCCCGAGGGAAACCCCCTGGAGCCTGGTGCACCTGCGCAACCTCACGGCCTTGGCCGAGGCTGGTGCCCGCATCGCCCCGCCGGTGCCTGCCTGGTATCACCAGCCCCAATCGATCGAAGACATGGTGGATTTTCTGGTGATCCGCGTCTTTGACGTGCTCGGCTACGAGCTCGGCAACCTGCGCCGTTGGCAGGGGCCGCCGCCCCAGCCAGGATCCCATGGGGCACCAGCTGCTGAGACGACTTCCCCCTAG
- a CDS encoding DUF2996 domain-containing protein, which translates to MSESAQPAAKDQPAKAKPPAVEDQPFEIFVPQLLIPALAKEIQGYGGAAAELAFVQGAMPVVGSECWMVQGELPGRRRFWLCFTQPDISSAKTVALAEAGGQPSLLESFLIDEKKMSLALLVSRLVQRLNGQKWLGPN; encoded by the coding sequence GTGAGCGAATCCGCCCAGCCAGCTGCCAAAGATCAGCCCGCAAAGGCCAAACCGCCTGCAGTGGAAGACCAGCCGTTTGAGATCTTTGTGCCCCAGCTACTGATCCCGGCCCTGGCCAAGGAGATCCAGGGCTACGGAGGAGCTGCTGCCGAACTGGCCTTTGTGCAAGGAGCCATGCCCGTGGTGGGGTCGGAGTGCTGGATGGTTCAAGGGGAGCTGCCTGGTCGGCGTCGCTTCTGGCTGTGCTTCACCCAACCAGACATCAGTTCAGCCAAAACGGTTGCATTGGCAGAGGCAGGCGGCCAGCCAAGCCTGCTGGAGTCTTTTCTGATCGACGAGAAGAAGATGAGCCTGGCGCTGCTGGTATCGCGGCTGGTGCAGCGGCTCAACGGTCAGAAATGGCTCGGCCCGAACTGA
- the acsF gene encoding magnesium-protoporphyrin IX monomethyl ester (oxidative) cyclase: MVPPAATASTTASATTSPSKTSVGSPGAPAIKDPAKDTILTPRFYTTDFDAMAAMDLRPNEVELEAICEEFRKDYNRHHFVRNGEFEGAAEKLDPDTRRVFVEFLEQSCTSEFSGFLLYKELSRRIKTKNPLLAECFAHMARDEARHAGFLNKAMGDFGLQLDLGFLTASKSYTFFKPKFIFYATYLSEKIGYWRYIAIYRHLEQNPESKIFPIFNFFENWCQDENRHGDFFDALMKAQPDTVRGFTARLWCRFFLLAVFATMYVRDVARKEFYEALGLDAREYDKVVIAKTNETSARVFPVVLDVDHPKFYTRLERLVSNNAKLSEADSSSAPGAIKVLRKLPYWIANGAEMAKLYFTPAIRSEQFQPSVR, translated from the coding sequence ATGGTGCCTCCCGCCGCAACTGCCAGCACAACTGCCAGCGCTACAACCAGCCCCAGTAAAACCTCTGTGGGCTCGCCCGGTGCACCAGCCATCAAAGATCCGGCCAAGGACACGATCCTGACGCCGCGCTTCTACACCACAGATTTCGACGCCATGGCGGCGATGGATCTGCGGCCAAATGAGGTGGAGCTTGAGGCCATATGCGAGGAGTTCCGCAAGGATTACAACCGCCACCACTTCGTGCGCAACGGCGAGTTTGAGGGGGCAGCCGAAAAGCTAGATCCTGATACCCGCAGGGTTTTCGTTGAGTTTCTTGAGCAGAGCTGCACCTCTGAATTTTCAGGCTTCCTGCTCTACAAGGAACTCAGCCGCCGCATCAAAACCAAAAATCCGCTGCTTGCCGAGTGCTTTGCCCACATGGCTCGCGATGAGGCCCGCCATGCCGGCTTCCTCAATAAAGCCATGGGAGATTTTGGGCTGCAACTCGACTTGGGCTTCTTGACCGCCAGCAAGTCCTATACCTTCTTCAAGCCTAAATTCATCTTCTACGCCACCTACTTGAGCGAGAAGATTGGCTACTGGCGCTACATCGCCATCTATCGCCACTTGGAGCAAAACCCAGAGAGCAAGATCTTCCCGATCTTTAACTTCTTCGAGAATTGGTGCCAAGACGAGAATCGCCACGGCGATTTCTTTGACGCCTTGATGAAGGCTCAGCCGGACACCGTGCGCGGCTTCACTGCCCGGCTTTGGTGCCGCTTCTTCCTGCTGGCAGTATTTGCCACCATGTACGTCCGAGACGTTGCTCGCAAAGAGTTCTACGAAGCCCTTGGCCTTGATGCCCGCGAATACGACAAGGTCGTGATTGCTAAAACCAACGAGACCTCCGCCAGAGTGTTCCCCGTGGTGTTGGATGTTGACCATCCCAAGTTCTATACCCGCCTAGAGCGCCTGGTTAGCAACAACGCCAAACTCAGCGAGGCCGACTCAAGCAGTGCTCCTGGAGCAATAAAAGTTTTGCGCAAACTGCCTTATTGGATCGCCAATGGCGCAGAAATGGCCAAGCTTTATTTCACCCCTGCTATCCGCAGCGAGCAATTCCAGCCCTCAGTGCGCTGA
- a CDS encoding TldD/PmbA family protein, protein MLRLEGLLASGRAAGADLVEIFLERTDHLGVLAEQDTITSVSPAFGMGAGIRVFLGDRDGFVSTNDLSDRGLMQALEQALGMLGLSHSSSNSSPFEGLQVMRDFAAAKLDWLDSCPSLAEATLKLLEGTCRLEHHGRHLQARRGSYSRDWQSVLVAASDGTFARDIRLHQSLGLNVLAADGDHRAGLGRRYGTSDRPDDLRQWDADAAAQDVCSSVGTMLYADYVEAGQMPAVLANRFGGVIFHEACGHLLETTQVERGTTPFAEMVGQSIAHEAVTAIDEGLSDGAFGSLSMDDEGMEPQRTVLIENGVLKRFLSDRAGELRTGHSRTGSGRRQGHTFAAASRMRNTFIAAGPHTPEQLIGSVDKGLYCKSMGGGSVGPTGQFNFAVEEGYLIENGQLTKPVKGATLIGEAKEVMPRISMCANDLELAAGFCGSVSGSIFVTVGQPHIKVDSITVGGR, encoded by the coding sequence ATGCTGCGGCTGGAGGGCTTACTGGCGAGCGGCCGGGCAGCTGGTGCCGATTTAGTTGAAATTTTCCTGGAACGCACCGACCACCTCGGCGTTCTGGCCGAGCAGGACACCATCACCAGCGTCAGCCCCGCCTTTGGCATGGGCGCTGGTATCCGGGTGTTCCTGGGCGACCGCGATGGCTTTGTTAGCACCAACGACCTGAGTGATCGCGGCCTGATGCAGGCCCTTGAGCAAGCCCTCGGCATGCTCGGGCTGAGCCACAGCAGCAGCAACTCCAGCCCTTTCGAAGGTCTGCAGGTGATGCGCGATTTCGCCGCCGCCAAGCTGGACTGGCTTGATAGCTGCCCCTCCCTGGCTGAAGCCACCTTGAAGCTGCTTGAGGGCACCTGCCGCCTCGAGCACCACGGCCGCCACCTACAGGCCAGGCGCGGCAGCTACTCCCGTGACTGGCAGTCGGTGCTGGTTGCTGCCAGTGATGGCACCTTTGCCCGCGACATCCGCCTGCACCAGTCCCTCGGCTTAAACGTGCTTGCCGCCGACGGCGACCACCGCGCCGGCCTCGGCCGCCGCTACGGCACCTCCGATCGCCCCGATGACCTGCGCCAATGGGACGCGGACGCCGCCGCCCAAGACGTGTGCTCGAGTGTGGGCACCATGCTCTACGCCGATTACGTCGAAGCCGGTCAGATGCCAGCGGTGCTGGCCAACCGCTTCGGCGGCGTGATTTTTCATGAGGCCTGCGGCCACCTGCTGGAAACCACCCAGGTGGAGCGGGGCACCACCCCCTTTGCCGAAATGGTCGGCCAATCCATTGCCCACGAAGCCGTCACGGCCATCGATGAAGGCCTCAGCGATGGCGCCTTCGGCTCCCTTTCGATGGACGACGAAGGCATGGAGCCCCAGCGCACCGTGCTGATCGAAAACGGCGTTCTCAAGCGCTTCCTCAGCGATCGAGCCGGCGAGCTGCGCACCGGCCACAGCCGCACGGGCAGCGGCCGGCGCCAAGGCCATACCTTTGCAGCCGCCAGCCGCATGCGCAACACCTTCATCGCCGCCGGCCCCCACACCCCTGAGCAGCTGATCGGCTCCGTCGATAAGGGGCTCTATTGCAAGTCGATGGGAGGCGGCAGCGTCGGCCCCACCGGCCAGTTCAACTTCGCCGTGGAGGAGGGCTACTTGATTGAAAACGGTCAGCTCACCAAACCGGTAAAAGGGGCCACCCTGATTGGCGAAGCCAAGGAGGTGATGCCGCGCATTTCGATGTGCGCCAACGACCTGGAACTAGCAGCGGGCTTCTGTGGCTCCGTGAGCGGCAGCATCTTCGTGACCGTTGGCCAGCCCCACATCAAGGTGGATTCGATCACCGTGGGAGGACGCTGA
- a CDS encoding TldD/PmbA family protein has protein sequence MSQPTIQTLNAEVLSGRLQQLAQGAGIQQWDLGASCSTDTSVQVDRGEAKQMKGAQRSAITLRVWNRDGLVGITSTSDLSDSGLTRALSGARDASAFGNAEETPAFSPLATAPLAPLDQPLHQPQPILSLLDTLKQAERQLLDRHIAIGTVPYNGLAQRSSERLYLNSEGACRHQTLTTASLYLYARAEETGRKPRSSGAVRLAYGTADLDIAGCIDEAAERTIAHLDYAPIETGYYTCVFSPEAFLDLIGAFSSLFNARAVLDGVSLSHRDSLGDSVAVPFLSIRDNGLHPGNVGASAFDGEGTPTAPLDLVAGGVLKNFLHSEATARAFGVAPTGHAGMGAKVSVGADWFEIGVTPGSGGGQQGLDRLNHSGPVVVIDSLSALHAGVKASQGSFSLPFDGWLVEGGVSRSIEAATVAGDIRTVMKAIVGFEGLAKITPDGLCPYVWVEGLSITGEA, from the coding sequence ATGAGCCAGCCCACCATCCAGACCCTGAACGCCGAGGTCCTCAGCGGCCGGCTCCAGCAACTCGCCCAAGGCGCCGGCATCCAGCAATGGGATCTCGGCGCCTCCTGCAGCACCGACACCTCCGTGCAGGTGGACCGCGGCGAAGCCAAACAGATGAAAGGTGCCCAACGCAGCGCCATCACCTTGCGGGTGTGGAACAGGGACGGCCTAGTAGGCATTACCAGCACCTCAGACCTCAGCGATTCCGGACTGACCCGGGCCCTGAGCGGCGCCCGCGACGCCAGCGCCTTTGGCAATGCGGAGGAAACCCCGGCGTTCTCGCCCCTGGCCACCGCACCCCTGGCCCCACTAGATCAACCGCTGCATCAACCCCAGCCGATCCTCAGCCTGCTGGACACCCTCAAACAGGCCGAACGGCAACTGCTTGATCGCCACATAGCCATCGGCACAGTTCCCTACAACGGCCTGGCTCAGCGCAGTAGCGAGCGCCTTTATCTCAATAGCGAAGGGGCCTGCCGCCACCAGACCCTGACCACCGCCAGCCTCTACCTCTACGCCAGGGCCGAGGAAACCGGCCGCAAACCGCGCAGTTCCGGTGCCGTGCGCTTGGCCTACGGCACCGCCGATCTCGACATCGCCGGCTGCATCGATGAGGCCGCTGAGCGCACGATCGCCCACCTTGACTACGCACCGATCGAAACCGGCTATTACACCTGTGTTTTCAGCCCGGAAGCCTTCCTCGACCTAATCGGGGCCTTCAGCAGCCTGTTCAATGCCCGGGCCGTGCTCGATGGGGTGAGCCTCAGCCACCGCGACTCCCTCGGCGACAGCGTGGCCGTGCCCTTTCTGAGCATCCGCGATAACGGCCTGCACCCCGGCAATGTGGGCGCCTCTGCCTTCGATGGCGAGGGCACCCCGACCGCGCCCCTAGATCTAGTGGCTGGCGGCGTGCTGAAAAACTTCCTGCACTCAGAGGCCACGGCCCGAGCATTTGGGGTGGCGCCCACCGGCCATGCCGGCATGGGAGCAAAGGTGTCGGTGGGGGCCGATTGGTTTGAGATTGGCGTTACCCCTGGCAGCGGCGGCGGCCAGCAGGGTCTAGATCGCTTAAACCATTCCGGCCCCGTTGTGGTGATCGACTCCCTATCGGCCCTGCATGCTGGAGTTAAAGCCAGCCAGGGCTCCTTCTCCTTGCCCTTTGACGGCTGGTTGGTTGAGGGTGGGGTCAGCCGCTCGATCGAAGCCGCCACAGTCGCCGGCGACATCCGCACAGTGATGAAGGCGATCGTCGGCTTTGAAGGCCTGGCCAAGATCACCCCGGATGGCCTCTGCCCTTACGTCTGGGTGGAAGGGCTCTCGATCACTGGCGAGGCCTGA
- the fmt gene encoding methionyl-tRNA formyltransferase yields MKILFWGTPAYAVPSLDALVAAGHELVGVVSQPDRRRGRGKDLLPSPVKARALDLGLPVFTPERIRREPELQARLSALGADLYVVVAFGQILPPEVLAQPPLGCWNAHGSLLPRWRGAGPIQWCLLQGDSSTGVGIMAMEEGLDTGPVLLERSISIGLLENSQQLGQRLAQLGAELLVEALPRIEAAGTGPEAERLARLGVRAQGEVGLSYARMLTKDDLVVDWNQSALEIHRRVMGLYPGAVTQWQGKRLKLLATEPLVARLASQLSPEARCLLVEPGVLSKGALSAAAAPGTVLALAADAGLVVGTAGCPLLVRAAQLEGKSPAQGQSLLQQLGCNTGDQLGAP; encoded by the coding sequence TTGAAGATCCTGTTTTGGGGCACCCCCGCCTACGCGGTGCCCAGCCTTGATGCCCTGGTGGCGGCAGGGCACGAGCTGGTGGGGGTAGTCAGCCAGCCAGATCGGCGGCGGGGGCGAGGAAAAGATCTATTGCCAAGTCCTGTCAAGGCAAGAGCCCTGGACCTAGGCCTGCCGGTATTCACGCCAGAGCGTATCCGCCGCGAGCCCGAGCTTCAAGCCCGGCTTAGCGCCCTCGGCGCCGATCTGTACGTGGTGGTGGCATTTGGCCAGATCCTGCCGCCAGAGGTGCTGGCCCAGCCCCCTCTGGGCTGCTGGAACGCCCATGGCTCCCTGCTGCCCCGCTGGCGTGGCGCTGGACCGATCCAGTGGTGCCTGCTGCAGGGCGACAGCAGCACCGGCGTAGGGATCATGGCCATGGAGGAGGGCCTTGATACCGGGCCGGTGCTGCTGGAGCGCTCCATCTCCATTGGCCTGCTGGAGAACTCCCAGCAGCTGGGCCAGCGGCTAGCGCAGCTCGGCGCCGAGCTGCTGGTAGAGGCCCTGCCGCGTATAGAAGCAGCCGGAACGGGACCAGAAGCCGAACGGCTTGCCCGGCTCGGGGTTCGTGCCCAGGGAGAAGTGGGCCTCAGCTACGCCCGGATGCTCACCAAGGACGACCTGGTAGTCGACTGGAACCAGTCGGCTCTGGAAATTCATCGTCGGGTCATGGGCCTGTACCCAGGCGCTGTCACCCAGTGGCAGGGCAAGCGACTGAAACTTCTAGCCACCGAACCTCTGGTCGCCAGGCTCGCTTCTCAACTGAGTCCAGAAGCTCGCTGCTTACTGGTAGAGCCAGGAGTGTTGTCGAAAGGAGCGTTGTCGGCAGCAGCGGCACCAGGAACCGTGCTGGCCCTTGCTGCCGATGCGGGCTTAGTGGTTGGCACTGCTGGTTGCCCATTGCTGGTACGAGCTGCCCAATTGGAGGGCAAGTCCCCTGCCCAAGGCCAGAGCCTGCTGCAACAACTTGGCTGCAACACAGGTGATCAGCTTGGGGCCCCCTAG